Proteins found in one Thermoanaerobaculia bacterium genomic segment:
- a CDS encoding CHAT domain-containing protein, with the protein MPLPHSLLRPLFAWPMVFLVLASSANPARAGAPDRKSAAREECERLNDTGSYAEALPHCRDAADLRRPVESGLADGDLGRSLTSLGLALEMTGDRRSAEASYREALALHRSVGQHEAEALVLSNLAALAIGGGDYAAALAWLAAEEAVTRRALAESDAEWAPAELDYVRMNRSVALEQLGAYAEALAEIRPVADHLLAAGDENTARRESAALAVNLAVLYRNLGDPRRALTLLERARLVYERLGDRSALANVHLNRGLAYQLNLREPERADEELSRALALARESGDRGEEIRTLCALGDLRRAAGRLSAARAAFEEAMVAAVASDAMAGRWTAQAGLGRVARDAGDPALALVHLRAAIAGIESTGAALGDAALRGGLLSDQRAVYAAAVDLLAERALELEGPEEERAALEALTIAEQARARELLDALAGGGSGAPLLAAGLAASSARLGPALVYFFGERHLWRFEHEDGRWRIAAAGEPAEIRALVTLVHRPLARAEPAPTDVLARLSHLLLPERLPAGSELRIVPDGRLFYLPFELLPDPERSGRNLVERLAVSYLPSLSVLAHLRSPARAARWNVAALADPELPIRPAAGGSSSLADLLAQRFGLPPLPGAAREARDAAARLGEPSTVELGRAATETKLRELAGEGVRILHIAAHTVVDESIAGGVALFLAPGDRVADPSGAAGDPALATADDGLVTAAELARMPLEVDLAVLSGCRTAVAETGMTGGDGAGGGRALASLSGALLGAGSRGVVASLWEVGDAATAALMEQFYFELARGVRPATALRRAKLRLARDPRWAEAPGWAGFVLLGDPGAIAPPRATWRWLGGALAALTLGGTLMLRQRRGRGRSPASTLG; encoded by the coding sequence GTGCCACTCCCGCACTCTCTGCTTCGCCCCCTGTTCGCCTGGCCGATGGTCTTTCTCGTTCTGGCGTCGTCCGCGAATCCCGCGCGCGCCGGTGCCCCCGACCGGAAATCGGCCGCGCGAGAAGAGTGCGAACGCCTGAACGACACGGGCAGCTACGCCGAGGCGCTTCCTCACTGTCGGGACGCTGCCGATCTGCGCCGCCCCGTCGAATCCGGACTGGCAGACGGCGACCTCGGAAGATCGCTCACCAGCCTCGGCCTCGCCCTCGAGATGACCGGTGACCGGCGAAGCGCCGAGGCGAGCTATCGCGAGGCGCTCGCACTCCATCGGAGCGTCGGACAGCACGAGGCGGAGGCACTCGTGCTGTCGAATCTCGCAGCACTCGCGATCGGCGGCGGCGACTACGCCGCCGCGCTCGCCTGGCTCGCCGCCGAGGAGGCGGTCACCCGCCGCGCGCTCGCCGAAAGCGACGCGGAGTGGGCCCCGGCCGAGCTCGACTATGTGCGCATGAACCGCAGCGTCGCACTCGAGCAGCTGGGCGCCTACGCCGAGGCACTCGCCGAGATTCGCCCGGTGGCCGACCACCTCCTCGCCGCCGGGGACGAGAACACCGCGCGCCGCGAGTCGGCCGCGCTGGCGGTGAACCTGGCGGTGCTCTACCGCAATCTCGGAGACCCCCGACGCGCCCTGACGCTCCTCGAACGCGCCCGTCTCGTCTACGAAAGGCTGGGTGACCGCTCGGCGCTCGCCAACGTGCATCTCAACCGCGGCCTGGCTTACCAGCTCAACCTGCGCGAGCCGGAGCGCGCCGACGAGGAGCTCTCCCGGGCTCTCGCGCTCGCCCGCGAGAGCGGCGACCGCGGCGAGGAGATCCGCACTCTCTGCGCGCTCGGCGACCTGCGCCGCGCGGCAGGCCGCCTTTCCGCCGCGCGGGCGGCTTTCGAAGAGGCGATGGTCGCGGCCGTCGCCTCCGACGCAATGGCCGGCCGTTGGACAGCGCAGGCCGGCCTCGGGCGCGTCGCGCGGGACGCCGGCGATCCCGCGCTGGCGCTCGTTCACCTGCGCGCCGCCATCGCCGGGATCGAGTCGACGGGAGCGGCGCTCGGCGATGCCGCGCTGCGCGGCGGCCTGCTTTCGGATCAACGCGCGGTCTATGCCGCCGCGGTCGACCTCCTGGCGGAACGCGCCCTCGAGCTCGAGGGGCCGGAGGAAGAGCGCGCCGCGCTCGAAGCGCTCACCATCGCCGAGCAGGCGCGCGCGCGCGAGCTGCTCGACGCTCTGGCGGGAGGCGGATCCGGTGCGCCTCTCCTTGCTGCCGGGCTCGCTGCCTCGAGCGCTCGCCTCGGACCAGCCCTCGTCTACTTCTTCGGCGAACGCCACCTCTGGCGCTTCGAGCACGAGGACGGCCGCTGGCGAATCGCTGCGGCGGGCGAACCGGCTGAGATCCGCGCCCTCGTCACCCTCGTACATCGCCCCCTGGCACGCGCCGAACCTGCGCCAACCGACGTGCTCGCGCGGTTGAGCCATCTGCTGCTGCCAGAGCGGCTGCCGGCCGGATCCGAGCTGCGAATCGTGCCCGACGGTCGGCTGTTCTATCTCCCGTTCGAGCTCCTGCCGGATCCGGAGCGCTCGGGGAGGAACCTCGTCGAGCGGCTCGCTGTGAGCTATCTGCCCAGTCTCTCGGTGCTCGCGCACCTGCGCAGCCCGGCGAGGGCGGCGCGCTGGAACGTCGCCGCCCTGGCCGATCCAGAGCTTCCGATTCGCCCTGCGGCCGGTGGCTCGAGCTCGCTGGCGGATCTCCTCGCGCAGCGCTTCGGCCTGCCACCGCTCCCAGGCGCCGCTCGCGAAGCTCGCGACGCAGCGGCGCGCCTGGGAGAGCCCAGCACAGTCGAGCTCGGGCGCGCGGCAACGGAAACGAAACTGCGCGAGCTGGCCGGCGAAGGGGTTCGCATTCTGCACATCGCGGCGCACACCGTCGTCGACGAATCGATCGCCGGGGGCGTCGCGCTCTTCCTCGCCCCCGGGGATCGGGTGGCCGATCCCAGCGGCGCGGCCGGCGATCCCGCGCTCGCCACCGCGGACGACGGCCTCGTGACCGCGGCGGAGCTCGCGCGAATGCCCCTGGAGGTCGATCTCGCGGTCCTCTCCGGTTGCCGTACTGCAGTCGCCGAGACGGGGATGACCGGCGGCGACGGAGCAGGAGGAGGGCGCGCCCTCGCCAGCCTCTCGGGAGCCCTTCTCGGCGCTGGATCTCGGGGCGTGGTCGCCTCTCTCTGGGAAGTAGGAGATGCCGCGACCGCAGCCCTCATGGAGCAGTTCTACTTCGAGCTCGCCCGGGGAGTCCGGCCGGCGACCGCGCTGCGCCGCGCCAAGCTCCGCCTCGCCCGCGATCCGCGCTGGGCCGAGGCTCCGGGCTGGGCCGGATTCGTGCTTCTCGGAGACCCGGGGGCGATCGCGCCGCCGCGGGCCACCTGGCGCTGGCTCGGCGGAGCGCTCGCGGCGCTTACCCTGGGCGGCACGCTCATGCTGCGGCAGCGGCGCGGCCGGGGGCGATCCCCGGCTTCAACTCTGGGCTAG
- a CDS encoding sigma-70 family RNA polymerase sigma factor, producing MESIASWSDEEIVREARAVRQDPELAARHLDILFRRYQTRVAAWCLRISGRREEAADLAQEVFVRVYERLDTFRFESSFATWLYLVTRSVTINRSISNRRRDADSIDEEGFIEPAAPGPSVEEEVGQALLVGQLRAAIASDLEPLEARILHLHFVDGLTLAAIDQLLELGNKSGARAYLVAAKRKLQRSFKASAAGANAFGATRPPNSASEAARGAAPKPGKSPSRPEDPQGELS from the coding sequence ATGGAATCGATCGCCAGCTGGAGCGACGAGGAGATCGTGCGGGAGGCGCGGGCCGTCCGGCAGGATCCCGAGCTCGCGGCGCGCCACCTCGACATTCTCTTCCGGCGCTACCAGACCCGGGTCGCGGCCTGGTGCCTGCGGATCAGCGGGCGCCGGGAAGAGGCCGCCGATCTGGCGCAGGAGGTCTTCGTCCGCGTCTACGAACGCCTCGACACCTTCCGCTTCGAGAGCTCGTTCGCGACCTGGCTCTACCTCGTCACTCGCAGCGTCACGATCAACCGGTCGATCTCGAACCGGCGGCGCGATGCCGATTCGATCGACGAGGAGGGATTCATCGAACCGGCGGCGCCGGGCCCGAGCGTCGAGGAAGAGGTCGGCCAGGCGCTGCTCGTCGGGCAGCTCCGGGCCGCGATCGCCTCCGATCTCGAGCCGCTCGAAGCCCGGATCCTGCACCTGCATTTCGTCGACGGACTGACGCTGGCGGCCATCGACCAACTGCTCGAGCTCGGCAACAAGTCGGGTGCCCGGGCCTACCTGGTCGCCGCCAAGCGCAAACTGCAGCGCAGCTTCAAGGCGTCGGCTGCGGGCGCGAACGCTTTCGGCGCAACCCGTCCGCCCAATTCAGCCAGCGAGGCCGCTCGCGGCGCAGCCCCCAAGCCCGGCAAGAGCCCGAGCCGTCCGGAAGACCCCCAGGGAGAGTTGTCATGA
- a CDS encoding CPXCG motif-containing cysteine-rich protein, which translates to MDDEFLITCPYCGEEVEVHLEPDLEGALVQDCEVCCNPWLLRISGAAGARRVDVARADGSD; encoded by the coding sequence ATGGACGACGAGTTCCTGATCACCTGTCCCTACTGCGGCGAAGAGGTGGAGGTTCACCTCGAGCCGGACCTCGAGGGTGCCCTGGTGCAGGATTGCGAAGTCTGCTGCAACCCCTGGCTGCTTCGCATCTCGGGCGCCGCCGGCGCGCGCCGTGTCGACGTGGCGCGCGCCGACGGGTCAGACTGA
- a CDS encoding DUF2911 domain-containing protein encodes MSSRPSAAFAAAITALAVSLGSMGTDRAFAQGPPLTLPQPSQAATVSQTVGLTEVTVTYHRPRVQGREIWGKVVPYGEVWRAGANENTTIAFSTPVEVEGHVLPAGSYGFHTLPSAGAWQLIFSAVDTNWGSFSYDEKEDLLRVEVTPEAAPHEEALAYTFDDATAREATVALRWEKLRVPFKIRVDTPEIVYRSLQRELRGLPQFFWQPWNQAATTLLTNKIHLDDAMVWVDKSIAIQKNFANSFTKSRLLAERGDGAAAKKLMDEALPGANEAELNAYGYQLLGGANSADAIAIFRENVKRHPGSWNAYDSLGEGLAATGKKVEAAAIYRKALAMAPEAQKARIQGILDGLQKSS; translated from the coding sequence ATGTCATCCCGACCGTCCGCCGCATTCGCCGCCGCCATCACCGCACTCGCAGTCAGTCTCGGCAGTATGGGCACCGACCGCGCTTTCGCCCAGGGGCCACCGCTCACCCTGCCGCAGCCCTCGCAGGCCGCGACGGTCTCGCAGACGGTTGGACTCACCGAGGTCACCGTCACCTACCACCGCCCGCGCGTCCAGGGGCGCGAGATCTGGGGCAAGGTCGTGCCGTACGGTGAGGTCTGGCGGGCGGGCGCGAACGAGAACACGACGATCGCGTTTTCGACGCCGGTCGAGGTCGAAGGCCACGTCCTTCCCGCCGGAAGCTACGGTTTCCATACGCTGCCTTCTGCGGGCGCCTGGCAGCTGATCTTCTCTGCGGTCGACACGAACTGGGGGAGCTTCTCGTACGACGAGAAAGAGGACCTTCTGCGGGTCGAGGTGACGCCGGAAGCTGCGCCGCACGAAGAGGCGCTCGCCTACACCTTCGACGACGCGACCGCCCGGGAAGCGACCGTCGCGCTGCGCTGGGAGAAGCTCCGGGTACCGTTCAAGATCAGGGTCGATACGCCCGAGATCGTCTATCGGAGTCTCCAGCGCGAGCTTCGCGGGCTGCCGCAGTTCTTCTGGCAGCCCTGGAATCAGGCCGCGACGACGCTGCTCACCAACAAGATCCATCTGGACGACGCCATGGTCTGGGTCGACAAGTCGATCGCCATCCAGAAGAACTTCGCCAACAGCTTCACCAAGTCACGCCTGCTCGCCGAGAGGGGCGACGGCGCCGCAGCGAAGAAGCTCATGGACGAGGCGCTCCCGGGGGCGAACGAAGCCGAGCTCAACGCCTACGGCTACCAGCTGCTCGGCGGCGCCAACAGTGCCGACGCGATCGCGATCTTCCGCGAGAACGTGAAGCGTCATCCGGGATCCTGGAACGCCTACGACAGCCTCGGTGAGGGGCTGGCCGCGACGGGCAAGAAAGTCGAGGCGGCCGCGATCTACAGGAAGGCGCTGGCGATGGCCCCCGAGGCGCAGAAGGCGCGCATCCAGGGGATCCTCGACGGGTTGCAGAAGTCGTCCTGA